CCATCGCGCATGGTTGTACGGGTAAAGGGAACGATCAAGTTCGTTTTGAAGTTGCCATCCATGCTTTAGCGCCAGATATCAAGATTGAAGCGCCAGTTAGAGATTGGCATTGGTCACGTGAAGAAGAAATTGACTATGCTAAAAAACACAACATTCCGGTGCCAATTAAGTTAAATAGCCCTTATTCAATTGATGAAAATCTTTGGGGCCGGGCTAACGAATGTGGTATTTTGGAAGATCCTTGGGAAGGTGCGCCGGCGGATGCCTTTGATCGGACCAAGGCATTAGCTGACACTCCCGATACACCAACGACTTTAGCAATTACGTTTGAAGCGGGGGTCCCAGTCGCGTTAGATGGTGAAACTTTAAACTTAGCTGATTTGATTGTTAAATTGGACAAGCTTGCTGGTGAACATGGTATCGGCCGGATTGACCATATTGAAAACCGGTTAGTCGGAATTAAATCACGGGAAGTCTATGAAGCCCCCGCTGCGACGGTCTTACTCAAGGCCCACAAAGATTTAGAAGATTTGACTTTCGAACGGGAATTGGCGCATTTTAAACCGTTAATTGAACAAAAGTTAGCCGATACCATCTATAACGGTCTTTGGTTCTCACCATTAATGGATGCGATGTTGGCGTTCTTAAAGCAGACGCAAGCTGTCGTGAATGGGGTTGTCCGGGTTCAATTATTTAAAGGCAATGTCATCACCGAAGGTCGGAAATCACCAAACTCATTGTATGATAAGAATTTGGCCACTTATACAGCGGCAGATGAATTCGATCAACAAGCGGCGGTGGGCTTTATCAAGCTTTGGGGCTTACCAACGCAAGTTAATGCGCAGGTTCAAGCAAAGGCACAAGCTGACGCACAAGCGACGCAGGCCCACGTCGAATGAGTACGAAAAAATTATGGGGTGGCCGGTTCACAGCGACCGGTGCCAAGTACGTGGATGAATTCGGTGCTTCAATTGGCTTTGATCAATTACTAGCTGCTGAAGATATTGCCGGTTCATTAGCGCACGTTAAGATGCTTAAAAAGACTGGTATTTTACCAGCCAATGAAGTTGATCAAATTGTCGCCGGGCTCGAAAAGTTATCCGAACAGTTAGCAGCCGGCGACTTGACCTTTGATACGGTTAATGAAGATATTCATATGAATATTGAAGCGTTATTGACCGCTGAAATCGGACCGGTAGCCGGTAAATTGCATACGGCACGGTCGCGGAACGATCAGGTGGCAACGGACTTTCATCTGTATCTGAAACATCAGTTACCACAGGTCTTGGATCGGTTACAAGCGTTAGAGACTGTACTGGTTGATAAGGCTAGTGAAAATATCGAAACGATTATGCCCGGTTATACGCATTTACAACATGCGCAACCCATTTCCTATGCGCATTATTTATTGGCTTACTATCAAATGTTTAAACGCGATATGGAACGGTTTGAGTTTAATCAGCAACATACTGATATTTCACCGTTGGGTGCGGCGGCTTTAGCTGGGACGACCTTTCCCATTGATCGGGAATATAGTGCCAAATTACTAGGGTTCAGTGCGGTTTACCATAATAGTCTGGATGCTGTTTCAGATCGGGATTTCGTGCTTGAATTTCTAAGTAATGCCGCCATTCTAATGATGCATTTATCGCGGTTCTGTGAAGAACTTGTTGCTTGGAGTAGCTATGAATTCAAGTATATTAGTTTGAGCGATCAGTTTTCAACCGGGAGTTCCATCATGCCGCAAAAGAAAAATCCCGATATGGCGGAATTAATTCGCGGGAAATCTGGCCGAGTTTATGGGAACTTAATGAGTTTGTTGACGGTGATGAAGGCGATTCCGTTGGCCTATAATAAGGACCTACAAGAAGACAAAGAGGGCGCTTTTGACACGGTGACAACGGTGTTAACAAGTTTACACGTCTTTACGGGCATGTTGGCGACACTAACTGTGAATGAGGACCAGATGGCAGCGGCGACGGTTAACGATTTCTCCAATGCGACGGAATTGGCGGACTATCTTGCTAATAAGGGGATTCCGTTTCGAGAAGCCCATGCGATTGTTGGCAAGTTAGTCTTAGATGGCTTGCAGAAGCACCGGCCATTACAGGATATTCCATTAGCTGAATACCAACAGATTTCACCGTTGATTGAAGCGGATGTGTATCATGATTTGGATGCTAAGGTGGCCGTTGAACGGCGGCATTCCTTGGGTGGAACGGGCTTTGACCAAATCAAGCTTGAGTTGGCGCATGCGCGGACCCAGTTGGCAGCGTATCAATCAGAAACAGATCAAAATTAGCAAGTTAGTTGATGATTAGTGAGGAATCTGGGCGATCAACCTAGGTTCCTCTTTTTAATTGTGATGGCTTAATTAGTTGTCACAACTAACTTAAACCGGTATATTGAGAGTATTAAAAGGAGGTTATCAAATGACAAAAATTTTAGTGACAACGACGGAACAAGTTCCCGGCCAAACGTATGAAATTATTGGTGAAGTTTTTGGGGTCACAACGCAGTCTAAGAACCTTTTCCGCGACATTGGCGCGTCACTTAAGAATGTGGTTGGTGGCGAAGTCAAAGATTATACCAAAATGTTAAATGAAGCGCGTACGATGTCGGTGGCGCGATTACGGACTAATGCAACGGCGTTAGGTGCGGATGCCGTTGTGATGATGCGATTTGACTCGGGGTCAATTGGCACCGATATTCAATCCGTCGTTGCATATGGCACGGCAGTAAAATTTACCACTGCAAGTTAAGTTAGGGTTTATTTAAGGTTATTGGAAACTCTTTCATGAACTGGTATGATAGAATCAAAGAGAATTGGAGATGTTATTGCGTATGTTTAATGATCATCGTTGGGGCTTTGACTGGAGCGAATTCATGACTGGAGTCGTGTTCCTCATTGCCGCTTATTTTGTTATGAAACAACCTAAGGCTGCGTTATTGAGTCTGGTATTCTTATTTGCCATTGCGGCAATTATTAGTGGGATTACGACGATTGCTGGTTATACGAAGCTTCGTCGCGAAACGGGATTACGGGCTAACTTCGCCTTGGTTTTTGCGATTATTGATATTTTGGTGGGCCTGTTATTCCTATTCCATGCGCCTAGTGGTATTTTGGTCTTAGGGTATGTCTTTGCGTTCTGGTTCTTAATTGATTCAATTGAACGTTTGACGGTGGTCTCACATTTAAAAGTCTTTGGCATGGGATATTACGTGCTATCGTTGATTTTGGATATTGCCAGCTTGGTATTAGGGATTCTGTTAATCTTTAATCCAATGATTGCAATTATTTCATTCAACATTTTGGTGAGTGTTTACTTTACAATTTTCGGGATCAATGCGATTTTAATCGCGTTTGCTCGGCGAAACTAAAAGTCACCTAGAATTGAAAATAAGGGGCTAGGGCCAATGGCGTTAGCCCCTTTATTGCGAGCAAAACGGGGCCGTTACTAGAAATGACACACCCGGTATGCTATACTACCAACAACATCGATCAAAGGAGCAACGTTATGGCAGAATCTTTACAATTAGTAATTATCTCTGGAATGAGTGGTGCCGGTAAGACCGTCGCTGTTCAAAGCTTTGAAGATCTCGGCTATTTTTGTATTGATAATATGCCGCCAGCTTTGTTACCAAAATTTTCTGAATTGGTTGAAGAATCCGGGAAAATTAACAAGGTCGCTTTGGTGATTGATTTACGATCACGAGCGTTTTATGACGAGATTATTGATATGTTAGCTAATTTGGACAATACCGACTTCGTGTCGACCAAAATTATCTTTTTGGATGCGTCCAATGAAGAATTAGTGTCACGCTATAAAGAAACGCGGCGGGCTCATCCATTAGCCATGGAAGGTCGAATTATGGATGGCGTGTATAAGGAACGAGATTTACTAGCGCCGCTAAAGGATCGCGCCTCTTATGTGATTGATACGACCACGTTAACGCCACGTGAACTCCGCGAATCAATTTTTGATAAATTTGAAACGAATGCCGATGAGACCTTTCACATCGAAATGGTCTCCTTTGGCTTTAAATATGGCTTACCGATTGATGCTGATATCGTCATGGATGTACGTTTTTTACCCAATCCATATTACATTCCAGCCTTAAAGGGCCAAACTGGGCTAGATCAACCAGTCTATGATTATGTGATGGCACAACCAGCGACTGAAGCTTTTTATCAACAGTTTTTAGGCATGCTTGAAAGTATCATGCCAGGATATGAAGCGGAAGGCAAAACCAGCTTGACCATCGCAATTGGATGTACTGGTGGGCAGCATCGCTCGGTAGCACTTACTAAGCGTATTGGGGCGGCTTTAGCGAAAAGCTATAAGGTACACATTAGCCACCGCGATATCGAAAAACGGAAGGAAACAGTTAATCGCTCATGAGAAAATATACGTTTAAGACTCAGCGACCAAAAATCGTCGTGATTGGTGGGGGAACTGGGTTACCAGTTGTCCTCAATGGTTTGCGCAAGCAAGCGGTTGACATCACGGCGGTTGTGACGGTGGCTGATGATGGGGGTTCGTCTGGCATTATTCGCAATTATGTTAACGTCGTGCCACCAGGTGACATTCGAAATGTCATGGTGGCATTGTCTAGCTTACCCCATTTATATAAAGATATTTTTCAGTACCGGTTCCAAGGTGATGACCAATTTTTTGCCGGTCATGCCATTGGAAATTTGATTATTGCCGCTTTAACCGAGATGAAATCCGGGGTTTTTGATGCGGTCCAAGAATTATCTAGCATGATGCAAGTTGAGGGCCATGTCTATCCAGCAGCCAACGAAGCTTTGACGCTGCATGGTAAGTTTAAGGATGGTTCTGAACTTGTTGGTGAAGCTGAGATTACGGCCGCACATAAGTCGTTAGACCGGGTGTGGGTGACTGATAAAGATGGGCAACGTCCCGCAGCGGTGCAACCAGTTATCGATGCCATCATGGCTGCGGATCAGATTGTCTTAGGTCCCGGGAGCTTGTTTACGAGTATTTTGCCTAATTTAACCATTGATAATATTGGTCGGGCTGTCTGTGAATCGGATGCTGAGGTTGTCTATATTTGTAATATTATGACCCAAAAGGGTGAAACCGATGACTTTTCAGATGCAGACCATGTCCGGGTTCTGAATCGACATTTAGGCGAAGCTTTTATTAATACAGTGTTAGTTAATACAGAAAAAGTACCGGATGATTATATGGATTTTCACAAATTCAACGAGGTTTCACGTCAAGTTAGCCATGATTTTCGGGGGCTCCGAGATCAAGGGTGTAAAGTGATTTCGTCGAACTTTTTACAATTGCGTGATAACGGGGCCTTTCATGACGGCGATCAAGTGGTCACGGAACTGATGAATTTAGTCGGTCATTCCGACATTTTAAGGTAGGAGGTAGCCAGATGTCATACGCCAGTGAAGTTAAAAAAGAACTAACTAACCTCGCTGTCCATCGCGAGAATGCGAAAGCTGAATTAATGGCTCTGATTCGAATGAATGGGACAATTACTTTAGCACATCATCACTTAATATTGAACATTCAGACGGAAAACCCGGCCATTGCGCGGCGTATCTATCGGTTATTAAAACAATTTTATGACGTCGCCAGTGAATTAATTGTGCGCCGTAAAATGAAATTAAATAAAAATAACTTGTATATCGTTCGTTTGCAGACCGGAACTGAAATGGTCTTAGCTGATCTAGGTATTTTTAAGGATTATCAGATTGTGGAAGTCGTACCAACCGAGGTTTTAACCGACGATGCGGCGGTGCGATCCTATTTGCGGGGGGCTTTTTTAGCCGGTGGGTCGGTGAATAATCCCGAAACGTCACGGTATCATTTAGAAATCTATTCCCTGTATGAAGAACATAATTCGATGATTTCACAAATGATGAATCAATACGGTATGAATTCACGCACGACGGATCGTCGTGGCGGCTTTATTACGTATATCAAGGAAGCTGAAAAGATTGCGGACTTTTTGTCGTTAATCGGGGCCACGAATGGCATGTTGAAGTTTGAAGACGTGCGGATTATGCGCGATATGCGTAACTCGGTTAATCGACTGGTTAACTGTGAGAATGCAAATATGGATAAGGTCGCAAATGCGTCCAGCAAGCAGATTGAAAATATTTTATTGATTGATGATACGGTCGGCTTGCAACAATTGCCACCGAAGTTACAAGAAGTTGCGGTAACTCGGCTAGCGCATCGGGAAGTGAGCCTCAAAGAATTGGGGACTTTAGTGCCCGGTGGTCCGATTTCAAAATCGGGGATTAATCATCGGTTACGTAAAATTAACCAGTTTGCTGAACAATTGCAAAAAGAAGCCTAATTAAAAACGAATGGCCAACATTACAAATAGTCGCGATAAGAATTTAAATTCTTGTCGCGACTATTTGTAATTGGTCATCAAGGGGCCAAAAGCATCCTAAAATTATTGGGCCAAGTCATAACTTAGCTGTAAATAATGGCGTAAATCAGCATCGGTAACCCGATCATCTAAGATGATTGAAAACCAGTGTTGCTTGTTCATATGGTAAGCTGGAAAATAATTTTTTTGATCGATTAAGGGGTGTTGATTGGCTAATCGGAAATCAACAACGGTGACAATTTCGTCTGAGGCCAGTCCCAGTTTACGTTGTGGTATTTTGACCAGCAAGGCATACCATTTTTGGGTGTCTGAGCGTCGTAAAATAGCGTTGTTTGGAAACTTTGACCATAAGAATTCAAGGTCATTGTGATAGTCGGCCTTGACGGTCTCGATTAACCAACGGGCTTGGCGTGATGGAAACACTGCAGGTTCAAAAGCTTGGTCAGCAACGGCTTGAAGTGCGTTGAGATAGGCTTTTCGAACGGTTGCAACAAAAGTACCGGTATTGCTGGCTGCCAGATGTAGCGTGTAGGGTTGCTGGGTGGCGTTGTCGATTAAGGTCGTGGTGACCGTGTTAGGTAGGGTTACTGTGATGGTTAATGTAAATGTTGGTGCTAATAATGGTTGTGACCGAATCAGGTCATGATTGTAGTGGGTAAATCCCATTTTTAATAGCTGAGCTAGTTGACCACGTTGCGCTTTAAAAATGGTTTGGGCCATATCATCCATGGGTTGATCGCCTCCTAAAATAACTGTTCACTATTAGTTTAAACCTGATTAAGTTTAAATGGCAATGCCAGCATTAAATAAATCACTTGACAAAAGTAAGTAAGACTATCTATACTAAAGCCATCTTATGAAATCGGAGAGACGTTGCGATGCAAATGAAAAAACAAGTCATGTTAATGAACTGCTGTCCATGTTGTGAAACTAACAACATGGCTATTTGCGTCGAATTACAAGCGTCTCTACTGCATCAAAACTAACGGCATTGAGCTCAAAACGTTATTTTTGAAACGCCTGCTTGGAATCTGACGAGATTCCTAGCAGGCGTTTTTTTGTTACCGATTCGAGGGTAGATTCACCAAAAAAAGTAAATTAAAGGGG
This genomic window from Lactobacillus sp. CBA3606 contains:
- a CDS encoding MmcQ/YjbR family DNA-binding protein; this translates as MDDMAQTIFKAQRGQLAQLLKMGFTHYNHDLIRSQPLLAPTFTLTITVTLPNTVTTTLIDNATQQPYTLHLAASNTGTFVATVRKAYLNALQAVADQAFEPAVFPSRQARWLIETVKADYHNDLEFLWSKFPNNAILRRSDTQKWYALLVKIPQRKLGLASDEIVTVVDFRLANQHPLIDQKNYFPAYHMNKQHWFSIILDDRVTDADLRHYLQLSYDLAQ
- the whiA gene encoding DNA-binding protein WhiA → MSYASEVKKELTNLAVHRENAKAELMALIRMNGTITLAHHHLILNIQTENPAIARRIYRLLKQFYDVASELIVRRKMKLNKNNLYIVRLQTGTEMVLADLGIFKDYQIVEVVPTEVLTDDAAVRSYLRGAFLAGGSVNNPETSRYHLEIYSLYEEHNSMISQMMNQYGMNSRTTDRRGGFITYIKEAEKIADFLSLIGATNGMLKFEDVRIMRDMRNSVNRLVNCENANMDKVANASSKQIENILLIDDTVGLQQLPPKLQEVAVTRLAHREVSLKELGTLVPGGPISKSGINHRLRKINQFAEQLQKEA
- the argH gene encoding argininosuccinate lyase, with amino-acid sequence MSTKKLWGGRFTATGAKYVDEFGASIGFDQLLAAEDIAGSLAHVKMLKKTGILPANEVDQIVAGLEKLSEQLAAGDLTFDTVNEDIHMNIEALLTAEIGPVAGKLHTARSRNDQVATDFHLYLKHQLPQVLDRLQALETVLVDKASENIETIMPGYTHLQHAQPISYAHYLLAYYQMFKRDMERFEFNQQHTDISPLGAAALAGTTFPIDREYSAKLLGFSAVYHNSLDAVSDRDFVLEFLSNAAILMMHLSRFCEELVAWSSYEFKYISLSDQFSTGSSIMPQKKNPDMAELIRGKSGRVYGNLMSLLTVMKAIPLAYNKDLQEDKEGAFDTVTTVLTSLHVFTGMLATLTVNEDQMAAATVNDFSNATELADYLANKGIPFREAHAIVGKLVLDGLQKHRPLQDIPLAEYQQISPLIEADVYHDLDAKVAVERRHSLGGTGFDQIKLELAHARTQLAAYQSETDQN
- a CDS encoding heavy metal-binding domain-containing protein codes for the protein MTKILVTTTEQVPGQTYEIIGEVFGVTTQSKNLFRDIGASLKNVVGGEVKDYTKMLNEARTMSVARLRTNATALGADAVVMMRFDSGSIGTDIQSVVAYGTAVKFTTAS
- a CDS encoding argininosuccinate synthase — its product is MVKQNDKIILAYSGGLDTSVAISWLKDKGYDVVACCIDVGEGKDMAAIKAKALQLGAVSSYMIDAKQEFAAEYALIALQGHTLYEGEYPLVSALSRPLIAKKLVTLAKQEHAVAIAHGCTGKGNDQVRFEVAIHALAPDIKIEAPVRDWHWSREEEIDYAKKHNIPVPIKLNSPYSIDENLWGRANECGILEDPWEGAPADAFDRTKALADTPDTPTTLAITFEAGVPVALDGETLNLADLIVKLDKLAGEHGIGRIDHIENRLVGIKSREVYEAPAATVLLKAHKDLEDLTFERELAHFKPLIEQKLADTIYNGLWFSPLMDAMLAFLKQTQAVVNGVVRVQLFKGNVITEGRKSPNSLYDKNLATYTAADEFDQQAAVGFIKLWGLPTQVNAQVQAKAQADAQATQAHVE
- the rapZ gene encoding RNase adapter RapZ; amino-acid sequence: MAESLQLVIISGMSGAGKTVAVQSFEDLGYFCIDNMPPALLPKFSELVEESGKINKVALVIDLRSRAFYDEIIDMLANLDNTDFVSTKIIFLDASNEELVSRYKETRRAHPLAMEGRIMDGVYKERDLLAPLKDRASYVIDTTTLTPRELRESIFDKFETNADETFHIEMVSFGFKYGLPIDADIVMDVRFLPNPYYIPALKGQTGLDQPVYDYVMAQPATEAFYQQFLGMLESIMPGYEAEGKTSLTIAIGCTGGQHRSVALTKRIGAALAKSYKVHISHRDIEKRKETVNRS
- the yvcK gene encoding YvcK family protein — protein: MRKYTFKTQRPKIVVIGGGTGLPVVLNGLRKQAVDITAVVTVADDGGSSGIIRNYVNVVPPGDIRNVMVALSSLPHLYKDIFQYRFQGDDQFFAGHAIGNLIIAALTEMKSGVFDAVQELSSMMQVEGHVYPAANEALTLHGKFKDGSELVGEAEITAAHKSLDRVWVTDKDGQRPAAVQPVIDAIMAADQIVLGPGSLFTSILPNLTIDNIGRAVCESDAEVVYICNIMTQKGETDDFSDADHVRVLNRHLGEAFINTVLVNTEKVPDDYMDFHKFNEVSRQVSHDFRGLRDQGCKVISSNFLQLRDNGAFHDGDQVVTELMNLVGHSDILR
- a CDS encoding HdeD family acid-resistance protein, with product MFNDHRWGFDWSEFMTGVVFLIAAYFVMKQPKAALLSLVFLFAIAAIISGITTIAGYTKLRRETGLRANFALVFAIIDILVGLLFLFHAPSGILVLGYVFAFWFLIDSIERLTVVSHLKVFGMGYYVLSLILDIASLVLGILLIFNPMIAIISFNILVSVYFTIFGINAILIAFARRN